Proteins encoded together in one Campylobacter peloridis LMG 23910 window:
- the flhB gene encoding flagellar biosynthesis protein FlhB translates to MAADDQEKTEEPTSKKIEDARKEGNVPKSQDASAVAVLVIAVVVVLFMLPFIGERISGLYRFYQSFIGIELDIKILQKIIIKTMIEMFIMVLPITLTIMVAGVLGNLMQFGFIFTTKPITPNFNKINPINGLKNLFSLKKIIEALKITLKVGVVFGIAFVFLLQFMKELPRVELYTIYPQLLWLRDKAIILAAVVIIAFLIIGLLDVLLVRYQYFKNLRMSKQEIKDEYKQSEGDPLVKGRIRRLQMEAARRRMVQDVASADVVITNPTHYAVALRYDSSKEAAPKVLAKGVDFLALRIKDMAYEYNVMIYENPPLARELYKSCEVNDLIPPELFKAVAEVLSFVYTSNRQKFADRLK, encoded by the coding sequence ATGGCTGCTGATGATCAAGAAAAAACAGAAGAACCCACATCCAAAAAAATTGAAGATGCTCGTAAAGAAGGAAATGTTCCAAAAAGTCAAGATGCATCTGCTGTAGCTGTGCTTGTTATAGCTGTAGTTGTGGTGCTGTTTATGTTACCTTTTATAGGTGAAAGAATTAGTGGTTTATATAGGTTTTATCAGAGTTTTATAGGTATTGAACTTGATATAAAAATTTTGCAAAAAATTATTATAAAAACAATGATTGAAATGTTTATAATGGTTTTGCCTATTACCTTGACTATCATGGTTGCAGGTGTACTTGGAAATTTAATGCAATTTGGTTTTATTTTTACCACAAAACCAATAACTCCCAATTTTAATAAAATTAATCCTATTAATGGTCTTAAAAATCTTTTTTCTTTAAAAAAAATCATTGAAGCTTTGAAAATTACATTAAAAGTAGGTGTAGTTTTTGGCATAGCTTTTGTTTTTTTATTGCAATTTATGAAAGAGCTTCCTAGAGTAGAGCTTTATACGATTTATCCTCAGCTTTTGTGGCTTAGAGATAAGGCTATTATACTGGCTGCAGTTGTGATTATAGCCTTTTTGATTATAGGGCTTTTAGATGTTCTTTTGGTAAGGTATCAATACTTTAAAAATTTGCGTATGAGTAAACAAGAAATTAAAGATGAATATAAGCAAAGCGAAGGAGATCCTTTGGTAAAAGGAAGAATTCGTCGCTTGCAAATGGAAGCAGCAAGGCGTAGAATGGTGCAAGATGTTGCTAGTGCTGATGTGGTGATTACTAACCCTACTCACTATGCGGTTGCTTTGCGTTATGATAGCTCTAAAGAAGCTGCACCTAAAGTTTTGGCCAAAGGAGTAGATTTTTTAGCTTTGCGTATAAAAGATATGGCTTATGAGTATAATGTAATGATTTATGAAAATCCACCTTTAGCTAGAGAGCTTTACAAATCTTGTGAGGTAAATGATCTTATCCCACCAGAGCTTTTTAAGGCAGTAGCAGAAGTTTTAAGCTTTGTTTATACTTCCAATAGGCAAAAATTTGCTGATAGATTAAAATAA
- a CDS encoding methyl-accepting chemotaxis protein — protein sequence MPGASFIYDKNRFSFASTSKNYIANDPNVGIVADGFSKVKDGEPFFYTSKEGNERLAMCDHIDGYTVCNMAYIDTISQSSEKIAYIQAIIVIFTSIISIVLLYFITSFYLSPLQAIQSGLNSFFDFINHKTKDSALINVKTNDEFGAIAKAINENITKTKNALEQDSKAVEQSVETVKEVESGNLTARITAIPANPQLIELKNYLNEMLNVLEAKVGSNMNEINRVFDSYKALDFTTEVKNAKGGVEVTANALGQEIVGMLRQSSEFANLLATESAKLQSAVKNLTDSSASQASSLEETAAALEEITSSMQNVSHKTSEVIAQSEEIKNVTSIIGDIADQINLLALNAAIEAARAGEHGRGFAVVADEVRNLAERTQKSLGEIEANTNILVQSINEMGESIKEQTTGITQINDSVAQIDHVTQENLKIANDSSLVADNVNKIANDILEDTKKKKF from the coding sequence ATGCCAGGAGCTTCTTTTATATATGATAAGAATCGTTTTTCATTTGCATCAACAAGTAAAAACTATATAGCTAACGATCCAAATGTTGGTATAGTTGCAGATGGTTTTAGCAAAGTTAAAGATGGTGAACCTTTCTTTTATACAAGTAAAGAAGGTAATGAAAGACTTGCAATGTGTGATCATATAGATGGTTATACAGTTTGTAATATGGCTTATATTGATACAATTTCTCAATCAAGTGAGAAAATAGCATATATTCAAGCAATTATAGTAATTTTTACAAGTATTATTAGTATTGTATTGTTATATTTTATTACATCGTTTTATTTATCTCCACTCCAAGCAATACAATCAGGCCTAAATTCTTTCTTTGATTTCATCAATCATAAAACAAAAGATTCTGCTTTAATCAATGTAAAAACTAATGATGAATTTGGAGCTATAGCTAAAGCCATTAATGAAAACATCACTAAAACTAAAAATGCATTAGAACAAGATAGTAAAGCAGTAGAACAATCAGTAGAAACTGTAAAAGAAGTAGAAAGTGGTAATCTAACAGCAAGAATTACAGCAATTCCTGCTAATCCTCAATTAATAGAATTAAAAAACTATCTTAATGAAATGCTTAATGTATTAGAAGCAAAAGTTGGTTCTAATATGAATGAAATTAATAGAGTATTTGATAGCTATAAAGCATTAGACTTTACTACAGAAGTTAAAAATGCTAAAGGTGGAGTAGAAGTTACAGCCAACGCTTTAGGTCAAGAAATAGTAGGCATGTTAAGACAATCTTCTGAATTTGCTAATCTTTTAGCTACAGAAAGTGCTAAATTACAAAGTGCTGTTAAAAACCTAACAGATTCTTCAGCTTCTCAAGCTTCTTCTTTAGAAGAAACAGCAGCTGCATTAGAAGAGATTACTTCTTCTATGCAAAATGTTTCTCATAAAACTAGTGAAGTAATAGCTCAAAGTGAAGAGATTAAAAATGTTACTTCTATTATTGGAGATATTGCTGATCAAATTAATTTACTTGCATTAAATGCTGCTATTGAAGCAGCACGTGCTGGTGAGCATGGTAGAGGCTTTGCTGTTGTTGCAGATGAAGTTAGAAACTTAGCAGAAAGAACTCAAAAATCATTAGGTGAGATTGAAGCTAATACTAATATCTTAGTACAATCTATTAATGAAATGGGTGAGAGTATAAAAGAACAAACTACAGGTATTACTCAAATAAATGATTCAGTAGCACAAATTGATCATGTAACTCAAGAGAATTTAAAAATAGCTAATGATAGCTCTTTAGTTGCTGATAATGTTAATAAAATTGCTAATGATATCTTAGAAGATACAAAAAAGAAAAAATTCTAA
- a CDS encoding peroxiredoxin, translating into MIVTKKAIDFTAPAVLGNNEIVEDFNLYKNIGPKGAVVFFYPKDFTFVCPSEIIAFDKRYQDFKDRGIEVIGVSCDNEFSHFAWKNTPVNQGGIGQVKFPLVADLTKQIARNFDVLFGEAVALRGSFLLDADGTIRHAVINDLPLGRNIDEMIRMVDTMLFTNEYGEVCPAGWNKGDEGMKADPKGVADYLSKNEGKL; encoded by the coding sequence ATGATAGTAACTAAAAAAGCTATTGATTTTACAGCTCCAGCTGTATTAGGAAATAATGAAATAGTTGAAGATTTTAATCTTTATAAAAATATCGGACCAAAAGGTGCTGTGGTATTTTTCTATCCAAAAGATTTTACTTTTGTTTGTCCATCTGAAATTATTGCTTTTGATAAAAGATATCAAGATTTTAAAGATAGAGGTATTGAAGTAATTGGTGTATCTTGCGATAATGAATTCTCACATTTTGCATGGAAAAATACTCCAGTAAATCAAGGTGGTATAGGTCAAGTTAAATTCCCTCTAGTAGCTGATTTAACAAAACAAATTGCTAGAAATTTTGATGTTTTATTTGGTGAAGCAGTTGCTTTAAGAGGTTCTTTCTTACTTGATGCTGATGGCACAATCCGTCATGCAGTGATTAATGATTTACCACTTGGAAGAAATATTGATGAAATGATTAGAATGGTAGATACTATGTTATTTACAAATGAATATGGTGAGGTTTGTCCTGCAGGATGGAATAAAGGTGATGAAGGTATGAAAGCTGATCCTAAGGGTGTTGCTGATTACTTAAGCAAAAACGAAGGAAAACTATAA
- a CDS encoding ferredoxin, 4Fe-4S: MAVKITDICIACGSCIDECPVSAIVDDANNPEGEDRYYVYADKCVECVSYNDQPACASACPTDGCIVWSDVVSGQPSRDNIGGELRDGSTPVIA, from the coding sequence ATGGCAGTTAAAATTACAGATATTTGTATAGCATGTGGTTCTTGTATAGATGAATGCCCAGTTAGTGCAATTGTTGATGATGCAAACAATCCAGAGGGTGAAGATAGATACTATGTATATGCTGATAAATGCGTTGAATGTGTAAGTTATAATGATCAACCAGCCTGTGCAAGTGCTTGTCCTACTGATGGATGTATAGTTTGGAGTGATGTTGTAAGTGGACAACCAAGCCGTGATAATATCGGAGGCGAATTAAGAGATGGTTCAACTCCAGTAATTGCATAA
- the ndk gene encoding nucleoside-diphosphate kinase: MEKTLSIIKPDAVKKGVIGQILARFENNGLRIAAMKKLQLSQKEAQEFYAIHKDRPFFKDLVEFMISGPVVVSVLEGENAVLKNRELMGATNPKEAAAGTIRADFAESIDANAVHGSDSLENAKIEIEFFFSKTEIL, encoded by the coding sequence TTGGAAAAAACACTTTCTATAATTAAGCCTGATGCTGTAAAAAAAGGTGTTATTGGTCAAATTTTAGCTCGTTTTGAAAATAATGGTTTAAGAATAGCTGCAATGAAAAAATTGCAACTCTCACAAAAAGAAGCTCAAGAATTTTATGCTATTCATAAAGATAGACCATTTTTTAAAGATCTAGTTGAATTTATGATCAGTGGTCCGGTTGTAGTTTCTGTTTTAGAAGGAGAAAATGCTGTATTAAAAAACAGAGAGCTAATGGGTGCTACAAATCCAAAAGAAGCAGCTGCTGGAACTATTAGAGCAGATTTTGCAGAAAGTATTGATGCAAACGCAGTTCATGGAAGTGATAGCTTAGAAAACGCAAAAATAGAAATAGAATTTTTCTTTTCAAAAACTGAAATTTTATAA
- the rpmF gene encoding 50S ribosomal protein L32 produces the protein MAVPKRRVSKTRAAKRRTHYKVSLPMPVKDKDGSYKMPHRVNPVTKEY, from the coding sequence ATGGCAGTACCTAAAAGAAGAGTAAGTAAAACTCGTGCAGCAAAACGCAGAACACATTATAAAGTTAGCTTACCTATGCCTGTAAAAGATAAAGATGGTAGCTATAAAATGCCTCATCGTGTAAATCCAGTTACTAAGGAATATTAA
- the plsX gene encoding phosphate acyltransferase PlsX — MISIAIDAMGGDFGEKPIIEGVIQALNEKKFKAILVGDPQKLKTLIPQNLTSYIEYEEAYDVFAMDENSTDALKRKDSTIYKAIDLVRNQKAKAVVSAGHSGATMSLATLRLGRLTSISRPAIATLMPNIHSRTLVLDVGANVDCKSEHLFQFAIMGEAYAKEILKINKPRVALLSNGEEECKGNELTKETHQLLKQLPNFVGNAEGRDIFNGTIDVLVCDGFNGNILLKTGEGVASVITKLLKQEIQKSFLAKLGYILAKPAFKELKTHIDYEEYGGAPLLGVKECVIISHGKSGPKAIKNAIFQALNFAQSNINQTIEEELSHYEIN; from the coding sequence ATGATTAGCATTGCTATTGATGCAATGGGTGGAGATTTTGGGGAAAAACCTATCATTGAAGGTGTTATACAAGCCTTAAATGAAAAGAAATTTAAGGCTATTTTGGTAGGAGATCCTCAAAAATTAAAAACCTTAATACCTCAAAATTTAACTTCATATATAGAGTATGAAGAAGCTTATGATGTATTTGCTATGGATGAAAATTCCACTGACGCATTAAAAAGAAAAGATAGCACTATTTACAAAGCTATAGATTTGGTTAGAAATCAAAAAGCTAAAGCTGTTGTTTCAGCAGGGCATAGTGGAGCTACTATGAGTTTAGCAACATTGAGACTTGGAAGATTAACAAGTATTTCAAGACCTGCAATTGCAACCTTAATGCCAAATATCCATTCAAGAACACTTGTATTAGATGTAGGAGCAAATGTTGATTGTAAAAGTGAACATTTATTTCAATTTGCCATTATGGGTGAAGCTTATGCTAAAGAAATTTTAAAAATAAACAAACCCCGAGTTGCCCTACTTTCTAATGGTGAAGAAGAGTGCAAAGGCAATGAGCTTACCAAAGAAACGCATCAATTACTAAAGCAACTTCCAAATTTTGTTGGTAATGCAGAGGGTAGAGATATATTTAATGGAACTATAGATGTATTAGTATGCGATGGTTTTAATGGAAATATATTATTAAAAACCGGCGAAGGTGTTGCAAGCGTTATTACAAAACTTCTAAAACAAGAAATTCAAAAATCTTTTTTAGCAAAACTTGGATATATTTTGGCAAAACCTGCATTTAAAGAGTTAAAAACTCATATTGACTATGAAGAATATGGTGGTGCACCACTTTTAGGTGTAAAAGAATGCGTAATAATCAGCCATGGAAAAAGTGGCCCAAAGGCTATAAAAAATGCTATTTTTCAAGCTTTAAATTTTGCTCAATCTAATATCAATCAAACCATAGAAGAAGAACTTTCACATTATGAAATCAACTAA
- a CDS encoding beta-ketoacyl-ACP synthase III: MKSTKASLKSIASYVPEKILSNFDLEKMVQTSDEWILRRTGIKQRHIASEDENTSDLGTKAAIKAIQRANLTPQDIDAIIVATLSPDYFTMPSTACKIAYNLGLKNITAFDISAACSGFIYLLELAKSMVESGAKKNVLIIGAEKISSIMDYTDRSICVLFGDGAGAGVVSLDDNFPIIDTHTASDGEFGDLLMTQRSQKSSICSPLAMQMKGNEVFKIAVNTLSNDVIDILNKNNIKSEEIDLFIPHQANLRIIKAVQEKLNFKDEQCVISVQKYGNTSAASIPMAMNDAYEEGRLKQGSLVLLDAFGGGFTWGSALLKFGGNK; this comes from the coding sequence ATGAAATCAACTAAAGCTTCCTTAAAAAGTATAGCTTCGTATGTTCCTGAAAAAATTCTAAGCAATTTTGATTTAGAAAAAATGGTTCAAACAAGTGATGAATGGATACTAAGAAGAACAGGTATAAAACAAAGACATATTGCAAGTGAAGATGAAAACACAAGTGATCTTGGAACAAAAGCTGCAATAAAAGCTATACAAAGAGCAAATTTAACCCCTCAAGATATTGATGCTATCATTGTAGCAACATTAAGTCCTGATTATTTTACCATGCCATCGACTGCTTGCAAAATCGCTTATAATTTAGGTTTAAAAAATATCACTGCATTTGATATATCTGCTGCGTGTTCGGGATTTATTTATCTACTAGAACTAGCAAAATCCATGGTAGAAAGCGGTGCTAAGAAAAATGTATTAATTATTGGTGCTGAAAAAATTAGTTCTATTATGGATTATACTGATAGAAGTATTTGCGTGTTATTTGGCGATGGTGCTGGAGCAGGAGTTGTATCGCTAGATGATAATTTTCCAATCATAGATACCCATACTGCAAGTGATGGAGAATTTGGGGATTTATTAATGACTCAAAGATCTCAAAAAAGTAGTATTTGCTCTCCACTTGCAATGCAAATGAAAGGTAATGAGGTTTTTAAGATTGCTGTAAATACTCTAAGTAATGATGTAATTGATATTCTAAACAAAAATAATATCAAAAGCGAAGAAATTGATCTTTTTATACCTCATCAAGCAAATTTAAGAATTATAAAAGCTGTTCAAGAAAAATTAAATTTCAAAGATGAGCAATGTGTTATAAGTGTTCAAAAATATGGCAATACTTCAGCTGCATCTATACCTATGGCGATGAATGATGCTTATGAAGAAGGACGCTTAAAACAAGGTTCTTTAGTTTTACTTGATGCTTTTGGTGGTGGATTTACTTGGGGCTCGGCGTTATTAAAATTTGGAGGCAACAAATAA
- the motB gene encoding flagellar motor protein MotB, with the protein MGKKHKCPECPAGEKWAVPYADFLSLLLALFIALWAISESNPSKTEALKTEFVKIFEFTASNPVEKESDTHHKYSSPSNANVEELEKLKKLSITQQENIEKLKAALDQRENNIVLNLPARVEFARGSTQIDSADVQDFLKRISEVIKKLPPQAQVEIRGYTDNSDKDPRRNFDLASKRAQVVADYLMDMGIKQSQLIVVSFGDNYPLASNKEDEINNRVEFYIRVDSSDNKTRTSVLDQINQFNK; encoded by the coding sequence ATGGGTAAAAAACATAAATGTCCTGAATGTCCAGCAGGTGAAAAATGGGCTGTGCCGTATGCAGACTTTTTAAGTTTGCTTTTGGCGCTTTTTATTGCACTTTGGGCAATTTCAGAAAGTAATCCTTCTAAAACAGAAGCATTAAAAACTGAATTTGTTAAAATTTTTGAATTTACTGCCTCAAATCCCGTAGAAAAAGAAAGTGATACACATCATAAATATAGTTCGCCATCAAATGCTAATGTCGAAGAATTAGAAAAACTTAAAAAATTAAGTATAACACAACAAGAAAATATAGAAAAATTAAAAGCAGCATTAGATCAAAGAGAAAATAATATTGTTTTAAATTTACCTGCAAGAGTAGAATTTGCAAGAGGAAGCACTCAGATTGATTCTGCTGATGTCCAAGATTTTTTAAAACGCATTAGCGAGGTGATTAAAAAACTACCTCCTCAAGCTCAAGTAGAAATTAGAGGTTATACAGATAATAGCGATAAGGATCCTAGAAGAAATTTTGATTTAGCTAGTAAAAGAGCTCAAGTTGTTGCAGATTATTTAATGGATATGGGTATAAAGCAATCTCAACTTATAGTTGTTAGTTTTGGTGATAATTACCCATTAGCTTCAAATAAAGAAGATGAAATTAACAATAGAGTTGAATTTTATATTCGTGTTGATTCTTCGGATAATAAGACTAGAACTTCTGTTTTAGACCAAATAAATCAATTTAACAAATAA
- the motA gene encoding flagellar motor stator protein MotA, with amino-acid sequence MDLSTILGMVLAVVSISTGDILEGGNPLHVLHLASFIIVVPTAAFCAMTSTHKKIVKGAYKELKVVFKGSGVNLSQRIAELVEYSTIARRDGLLALESKTNEIDNEFLKEAMMMMVDGKSVEEIKENMEIQVEEMEEYYKECAEYWIRFGETCPTMGLVGAVFGLILALKLLDDPQAMAAGISGAFTATVTGIFGAYALFGPWGNKMKANSHDLIKERMVIMQAIVSIAEGANPRDLEAKLFNYLSHDEPRISQFDK; translated from the coding sequence ATGGATCTTTCGACTATACTTGGGATGGTCTTAGCTGTTGTTAGTATTTCAACTGGAGATATTTTAGAGGGTGGTAACCCTTTGCATGTTTTGCACTTAGCTTCGTTTATCATTGTGGTGCCAACTGCTGCATTTTGTGCTATGACTTCTACACATAAAAAAATTGTTAAAGGTGCATATAAAGAATTAAAAGTTGTTTTTAAAGGTTCAGGTGTAAATTTAAGCCAAAGAATAGCTGAACTCGTAGAGTATTCTACTATAGCAAGAAGAGATGGACTTTTAGCATTAGAATCAAAAACCAATGAAATTGATAATGAATTTTTAAAAGAAGCTATGATGATGATGGTTGATGGTAAAAGTGTTGAAGAGATTAAAGAAAATATGGAAATTCAAGTAGAAGAAATGGAAGAGTATTATAAAGAATGTGCAGAATATTGGATCCGCTTTGGTGAAACTTGTCCTACGATGGGACTTGTTGGAGCGGTTTTTGGGTTGATTTTAGCACTTAAATTACTTGATGATCCTCAGGCTATGGCTGCAGGTATTTCAGGAGCATTTACAGCTACTGTTACTGGGATTTTTGGTGCTTATGCTTTATTTGGTCCTTGGGGAAATAAAATGAAAGCAAATTCACATGATTTGATTAAAGAAAGAATGGTTATTATGCAAGCTATAGTGAGTATAGCAGAGGGTGCTAATCCAAGGGATTTAGAAGCTAAATTATTTAATTATTTAAGCCATGATGAACCAAGAATTTCTCAATTTGATAAATAA
- the polA gene encoding DNA polymerase I, which produces MKTLTIIDTFGFFFRLFYALKGLKNSKGEPSNMISGFANFIYSLKNEHPSDMIIFALDSKGKTFRSEIDPNYKINRTPPPPDLLAQIPICIQMIEKMGFSSFSCEGYEADDIIASLVKECKDKDIFIRIITQDKDLYQLIKDDKVSIYSPISKNDYNEAGCLEKYGVKPSQIRDFLALCGDSSDNIPGVKGIGAKGAKNLLDEFESIEGIYENLALVRNERSKNLLLEGKENAFLSKKLASLCEDLDVKNMLLNCEYPKDEPLLKIMDILEHYELNVLLKKLRTNPTNKDKNLGFNARLILDEKELFEILEKIDDQSIVAFDTETTSLNSKEAKIVGFSFCFHESKAFYVPLNHDYLGVCKQISMQAAKKGIEKIYQSVVIGHNLKYDFEIIKNNFNLLAPKNYADTMILAWLKEPSLRVNMDDLAKRLFDYDTLHFEDLVKKGENFAGVDLEKACKYAAEDAYITLRFYLYFSKNLEKPLFELAQKSEFEFIKVLIMMENNGIKLDTQKLEILMQSFNQDIKILSEKIYNLAGEKFNINSPKQVGDILFEKLKLPSGKKGKTGYSTDEKVLNAILDEHLIVKEILAYRELAKLVSTYCEPLLKLAKKDENSRIYSSFLQTGTATGRLASKDPNLQNIPAHGQYAKDYKSCFVAKEGFSFISLDYSQIELRMLAHFSEDKKLLEAFLNDEDIHAKTAIMIFNHSDYETRSIAKSINFGLIYGMGYKTLSQNLKIEAKLAKEYIEKYFENFTSIKTYFEKVKNEAKQNGFIKTLLGRKRYFDFENAKPMQVAMYERESINSTLQGSAADIIKLAMIEIAKDLDENKRLILQIHDELIFEVKDEICKDFAKNASEIMENIVKLKVKLKTSSSIAKNWGALK; this is translated from the coding sequence ATGAAAACTTTAACGATAATTGATACTTTTGGCTTTTTCTTTAGGCTTTTTTACGCTTTAAAAGGTTTAAAAAATTCAAAAGGCGAACCTAGCAATATGATAAGCGGTTTTGCTAATTTTATTTATAGTTTAAAAAATGAACATCCTAGTGATATGATTATTTTTGCTCTTGATAGTAAAGGAAAAACTTTTAGAAGCGAAATTGATCCAAATTATAAAATCAACCGCACCCCGCCTCCGCCTGATTTACTAGCTCAAATTCCAATTTGCATTCAAATGATAGAAAAAATGGGTTTTTCAAGTTTTTCTTGCGAAGGATACGAGGCTGATGATATCATTGCTTCCTTAGTCAAAGAGTGTAAAGATAAAGATATTTTTATAAGAATTATCACTCAAGATAAAGATTTATATCAACTTATAAAAGATGATAAAGTTAGCATTTATAGTCCTATTTCAAAAAATGATTACAATGAAGCAGGATGTTTAGAAAAATACGGAGTAAAACCTAGCCAGATAAGAGATTTTTTAGCTCTATGTGGAGATAGCTCTGATAATATCCCAGGGGTAAAAGGAATTGGTGCTAAGGGTGCTAAGAATTTACTTGATGAGTTTGAAAGCATTGAAGGAATTTATGAAAATTTAGCATTAGTGCGTAATGAAAGAAGTAAGAATTTATTGCTTGAGGGCAAAGAAAATGCCTTTTTAAGTAAAAAACTTGCTTCTTTGTGTGAAGATTTAGATGTAAAAAATATGCTTTTAAATTGTGAATATCCAAAAGATGAGCCTTTGCTTAAGATTATGGATATTTTAGAACATTATGAACTTAATGTTTTGTTAAAAAAATTACGCACCAATCCTACCAATAAAGACAAAAATTTAGGATTTAATGCAAGATTAATCTTAGATGAAAAAGAATTATTTGAAATTTTAGAAAAAATTGATGATCAAAGCATTGTTGCTTTTGATACAGAAACTACTAGTTTAAATTCCAAAGAAGCAAAAATTGTAGGTTTTAGTTTTTGTTTTCATGAAAGCAAAGCCTTTTATGTGCCACTTAATCATGATTATTTAGGAGTTTGTAAGCAAATTTCTATGCAAGCAGCTAAAAAGGGTATAGAAAAAATTTATCAAAGCGTGGTTATAGGCCATAATCTTAAATATGATTTTGAGATTATAAAAAATAATTTTAACTTACTTGCTCCAAAAAATTATGCTGATACTATGATACTTGCATGGCTTAAAGAGCCAAGTTTGCGTGTAAATATGGATGATTTGGCAAAAAGATTGTTTGATTATGATACTTTACACTTTGAAGATTTGGTAAAAAAAGGAGAAAACTTTGCAGGGGTTGATTTAGAAAAAGCTTGTAAATATGCTGCTGAGGATGCTTATATCACTCTAAGATTTTATTTATATTTTTCAAAAAATTTAGAAAAGCCTTTGTTTGAGCTTGCACAAAAAAGTGAATTTGAATTTATCAAAGTGCTTATTATGATGGAAAATAATGGCATTAAGCTAGATACTCAAAAACTTGAAATTTTAATGCAAAGTTTTAATCAAGATATTAAAATACTAAGTGAAAAAATATATAACTTAGCAGGTGAAAAATTCAATATCAATTCCCCTAAGCAAGTAGGGGATATTTTATTTGAAAAACTAAAATTACCAAGTGGTAAAAAAGGTAAGACAGGTTATTCTACTGATGAAAAGGTTTTAAATGCTATTTTAGATGAACATTTGATTGTAAAAGAAATTTTAGCTTATAGAGAGCTTGCGAAATTAGTTTCTACTTATTGTGAGCCTTTGTTAAAACTAGCTAAAAAAGATGAAAATTCAAGAATTTATTCAAGTTTTTTACAAACAGGAACAGCTACTGGACGCCTTGCATCAAAAGATCCAAATTTACAAAATATCCCTGCACACGGACAATATGCCAAAGATTATAAATCATGCTTTGTTGCAAAAGAAGGATTTAGTTTTATTTCACTTGATTATTCTCAAATTGAGCTTAGAATGCTAGCGCATTTTAGCGAGGATAAAAAATTATTAGAAGCGTTTTTAAATGATGAGGATATTCATGCAAAAACTGCTATTATGATTTTTAATCATAGTGATTATGAGACAAGAAGTATTGCTAAAAGCATAAATTTTGGACTTATTTATGGTATGGGTTATAAGACTTTGAGTCAAAATTTAAAGATAGAAGCAAAATTAGCTAAAGAATATATAGAAAAATATTTTGAAAATTTTACCAGTATAAAAACTTATTTTGAAAAAGTAAAAAATGAAGCTAAACAAAATGGTTTTATAAAGACTTTATTGGGGCGAAAACGCTATTTTGATTTTGAAAATGCAAAGCCTATGCAAGTTGCAATGTATGAAAGAGAAAGTATAAACTCTACACTTCAAGGCTCTGCTGCCGATATAATAAAATTAGCAATGATAGAAATTGCAAAAGATTTAGATGAGAATAAACGCTTGATTTTACAAATTCATGATGAATTAATCTTTGAGGTAAAAGATGAAATTTGTAAAGATTTTGCAAAAAATGCTAGTGAAATTATGGAAAATATTGTAAAATTAAAAGTTAAATTAAAAACTTCATCTAGTATTGCCAAAAATTGGGGCGCATTAAAATAA